TACTATAACGACGCTGAGAAAGCTATACAAAAGATTTATCGATCGAGAATCAttgtttcttatttttttcaggaAGGATGAACACATTGTTCAGAATATTATCAATTAATAATTTATCGTACGGACGGTACAACagcaaaataaaatagaagccgaataaaaaaaaatgaaaaggaattctttgaaaagaaagtacATGGCAAAAACTGTAAAGTTAcaaaaaagaggaaagcCACTCCATACTTTTAGTAATATTCGATTGTGATGAGTTACGGCTTAACAGGTACCTCTTCTAAGCTAAGAGGAACTAgttcaatattttcatgGACTCAGGTGAGGCACTTTTCTCGTAGAAGAATAGCCTATCCATTTTATccattcaagaaattggGAAGACAACACCCGAAGAAGCATGATACAAACTTAAAGACTGCTATGAGACAGTTTTTAGGtccaaaaaattacaaagGAGAATATGTCATGAACAAGTATTTTACGGTTCCGACGAATCATGTACCTAACTACATTAAGCCAGATTTGGAAAGGGGACAAAGTTTAGAACACCCGGTAACCAAGAAGCCATTGCAACTAAGGTATGATGGGACATTAGGTCCTCCTCCtgtagaaaataaaaggttACAAAACATTTTCAAGGATAGATTGTTGCAACCTTTCCCTTCAAATCCACATTGTAAGACGAATTACGTATTAAGCCCGCAATTGAAGCAAAGCATTTTCGAAGAGATTACTGTGGAAGGACTTTCTGCCCAACAAGTTTCTCAAAAGTATGGATTAAAAATTCCTCGTGTAGAGGCTATTGTTAAACTGGTTAGCGTGGAAAACAGCTGGAACAGACGGAATAGAGTATCTTCtgatttgaaaactatGGACGAGACTTTATATAGAATGTTTCCCGTCTTCGACTCAGATGCCTCTTTTAAACGGGAGAATTTAAGCGAAATTCCTGTTCCGCAAAAGACTTTGGCGTCAAGATTCCTCACCATTGCAGAGTCAGAACCTTTTGGGCCTGTTGATGCAGCCCATGTTTTAGAATTAGAGCCTGCTGTAGAGACCTTAAGGAATTTGTCTACTGTGGGGGAACATTCTAGTGGCCATCAACAATCCACTAATAAGAATACGAAGGTTATATATGGTGAGCTTGTCGAAGGTGAAAGATCACAATATAAATTTACTAACGCAAAGGTTGGAAAAGTGGGATACCGTTACGGTAGCGGAAATAGGGATAACAAGAAAGACAGAAGAATTGGCTTTAATAAACTGGGCCAAAtggtatatatataacCACTTTTTGTCTTATGAGTGCTTTCTTGTATATGCGTATATGTCGTCATATTTTCAGCCATTATTACTTGTACATAAAATATTCTACATAAATTTATATATCCCATGAAAGAGCCATGGTCACGTTGGGCACATTTCTTGAATACTCGTTTGCAAGGCTTATTTTTCTGTCTTTTCACATCTTTCTATTTTAGTGCGAGAAATGCAGGACCtatgaaaaattggtaacaaaaataattaaAAGTAAATGCTATAAAATTGTGGGTAAATAAAAGTGGAACAAGAGCTGAGTTCACAACTCTACACTCTATATGGACAATATTCGAATTAAGCGCAATTGATAAATCACAACTCATTGACCATGGAATGTTTTGTACCGCTGCGTTGCGACTTAGATGGAAGTAATATAGAACAGTTACGTCAATCACACTTAAGCCGTaaatttattatatttgatGAGCAACTGAATCTTTGGCTGTGGTTTCAAGGTAATTCGCAAGAGAACAAGAGATTTGTACTACagaatatgataatattaataaatgAAGCGCAAGTTACCAGAACAAGCACTATCGATGATTATTTTACCCAAGTTGAGAACAATGAAAATCTATGGAGGTTGAAAAACGACTGCTGTTCGAagattcttttcaaatcaaaTGTTGTTATGAATAATGGTTATAATAATCAGATCAAATTTGTCTTTGAATATAAATCTGTGGATGCAAATTTCAATAACCAGGATTCATTACAAGATCCACAGGCAAAGTATACATTAGATAAGTACTCTAGCGAGGAGATTTTGCCAAGTTTTGAGCCAGTTTATTCCTGGTCTTCTGCAGCCACCAAATCATCCAAAAATACTAATAATCATCTGGAGAAAAATAACAGGGCGACTCATCGAGTTAGTTCTAAAAATAGCGAAGTCCACGAAGCGGACGTTTCTAGAAATCCGAATACATTTACTCTTAAGCTCCAATACCCAATATTCTCACTTTTGAATATGAGATTGAGAAACATCTCCTTGAAATCTGAGCATTGCATATTATCATCGTTAGACTTTCAAACTTCTAAAGCATCCGAACAACTgaccaaaaaatttatttatcCGCAAGAACACAATTCTTTTCTCAAACTGAACTTTCAAGAAATATCGTATAAACTAATCGACGGAACCTCTCAAATTGAACTAGATCCAATCTGTCCTTTGAAAGTGCCACTCACTGCATTTTCATACGATAGCATTAGCGCTACTTTTAAACTGGTTCTGTTACCCAAATCAACTCAACCACATCGTGTGAAAATCACCTTAGCGTACGAACTCGAGCTGCATCCCAATCTGAAGTTACCTGTGAGAACATCATGGGAAACAGAAGTCACATTGAAGCGTTCTATGCCAATTTCCTCGACATCTTCTCAATACTCGagtaacaacaat
This sequence is a window from Saccharomyces cerevisiae S288C chromosome VII, complete sequence. Protein-coding genes within it:
- the TRS65 gene encoding Trs65p (Component of transport protein particle (TRAPP) complex II; TRAPPII is a multimeric guanine nucleotide-exchange factor for the GTPase Ypt1p, regulating intra-Golgi and endosome-Golgi traffic; role in cell wall beta-glucan biosynthesis and the stress response); this encodes MECFVPLRCDLDGSNIEQLRQSHLSRKFIIFDEQLNLWLWFQGNSQENKRFVLQNMIILINEAQVTRTSTIDDYFTQVENNENLWRLKNDCCSKILFKSNVVMNNGYNNQIKFVFEYKSVDANFNNQDSLQDPQAKYTLDKYSSEEILPSFEPVYSWSSAATKSSKNTNNHLEKNNRATHRVSSKNSEVHEADVSRNPNTFTLKLQYPIFSLLNMRLRNISLKSEHCILSSLDFQTSKASEQLTKKFIYPQEHNSFLKLNFQEISYKLIDGTSQIELDPICPLKVPLTAFSYDSISATFKLVLLPKSTQPHRVKITLAYELELHPNLKLPVRTSWETEVTLKRSMPISSTSSQYSSNNNNTNHSASFNGAANNVNSGGLANLRLGGVSSSRFSLGAASTTSLVNSKLSNVKFKFINSNIKVIKGEKFTMRLQIINSSSSPLDLVVYYNNTINPIPSANNVRNSNGINNCGMNNGTIPNSPLTLENQYQLHNKYRKIAEGIILLSNDYKIPVVPPRETYFADLRFIGIMSGYYGTLSGLKVLDLNTNELIEVGNGASVLIQ
- the MRPS35 gene encoding mitochondrial 37S ribosomal protein mS45 MRPS35 (Mitochondrial ribosomal protein of the small subunit; null mutant does not grow on glycerol, is sensitive to 2,4-dichlorophenol, and accumulates large lipid droplets) — its product is MSYGLTGTSSKLRGTSSIFSWTQVRHFSRRRIAYPFYPFKKLGRQHPKKHDTNLKTAMRQFLGPKNYKGEYVMNKYFTVPTNHVPNYIKPDLERGQSLEHPVTKKPLQLRYDGTLGPPPVENKRLQNIFKDRLLQPFPSNPHCKTNYVLSPQLKQSIFEEITVEGLSAQQVSQKYGLKIPRVEAIVKLVSVENSWNRRNRVSSDLKTMDETLYRMFPVFDSDASFKRENLSEIPVPQKTLASRFLTIAESEPFGPVDAAHVLELEPAVETLRNLSTVGEHSSGHQQSTNKNTKVIYGELVEGERSQYKFTNAKVGKVGYRYGSGNRDNKKDRRIGFNKLGQMVYI